Sequence from the Pecten maximus chromosome 8, xPecMax1.1, whole genome shotgun sequence genome:
CAACAATGTTATGTCTATAAAATTGAAAACCGAAGATGGACGCTGAAAATAGTTTGGAAATGAGGATGGTATAATACACTGTCGTTTCAAACCTGTTTAGGATAAAATGGTGTCTAATATAACCCATACGTCTACAGAACAATAAGCCGTCAAACAAAGAAGTGGTGCCTGCTTAAATATTCAGGATTTATCCTAAAACATTTCGTTCTGGGAATAGTCAAACGTTGAGATGATTGAGACTTTTAAACTTCACCGACAGGTGGAGCTTTTCTACAAAATTGTAATTTCAAGCGTATGCGGATAAGGATTATTTGTTAATGATGATAGAAGCGTTGAAACAACAGAGTACAAATATTGAAGAAAGTAGGAGGCTTATATATCTTCATTTATTCTCTTTTCAAGGTTTGCTGGTTTGATGACGTGTGAATGACGTCATAACCAAATATGGGAGAGAAGGAACATTTGGATAAGGAGCAGAATACTCCAATAATGAATATTCCGGTGCAAGGTAAGTGAAgtaatatcatttttgtttagaactcaaaataaaaaatagaagtAATTCACCATAGGTATAGAATGATTGAAAGAATGTGGTTTGATAGATGAAAGACATTTGATGTTTATTTATCCCCTGAATGTAGATCTTACTTACTAAATTCTTTCTCGAATAAAGAGCATTGAACTGTATGGTACGTGCTGCTTGTATGGGGACTCGAAACTGAGTTTGTGATGTTAGTGGGCACTGTTGATGAAAAATTTCGAAAAACTCCAAGcatgaataaaaaaacaaaaacaaaaacgactATAAACGACAAAAACACATTGGAACTGTGTAGTCGGgtattttttgattttttttcttcttcaaaagTTGGTATCACAACCCTCTAAATGTCTACTTGTTTTCAGCATAAAACTGAGTAAAAAGCAGGATTTAGGAGCGCAAAATGCAATGTTCAGAACCCAGTAAGGTGATATGTAAGACATTAGAAGATTTATATCCGTACATGAAACTGAGCATACCACGTCACGGTCTCCTACGTATTATCAAGCTTTATGGTTTTCAATTCCAAATTTCAAAATCGAGGTTACAGGATATTATTTAATTTGCTTTTTTCTTCGTCTTTACAGTCGGTAGATACTTGTCTTCATTCTTCCTGCCAGTAACATAACTTTTAAAAGCAgctttaatctttttttcttttttcattgaTGATCCGATAAGTTGACAAATCTTTGAACAGCTGAACTCGAAATATTTCTTTAGGTCTCTTCAAAACGAGGCTCGACCGTCGTCTATAACGAGGCTCGTCCCTTGTGACAATTCCAACTTGTTCCACGCCCCATTAGTTTCCTTGGCTGGTTGCCTTACACAGAAACGGCTACAAGTTTAACAAACTACCGTCCATAAAATGGTTCCAAACTACTGGTCACTGAACGAATGGGAGAATATCCCGGGAAATTTAGTACCGTTGTACTTGCATGGGAAGCAGTCGATAGCTAAAtctgtgtttttctttttggtTTTGTGTAATAACGGGACGTTGCGTTGAGAGTCCATACGTGTCAAGGATTTCCTTTCCTGTGTTGAGTTTAATTTTTTGGAAATTAAATACTATTGATCATGTCGCTCACACTGACTAACGAATAGTTTTGTTGTTGGTGGTTACTGTGCGTACATGTGATAGTAGTAGTGATTAGTAGTACTGTATGTACGTgtggtagtagtggtgttaTGGTAACGACTTTTTAGgcaccatttaaaaaaaatatgtattattttttttcttaataaataattatcttCCTTTCTCATTATAGATTGTTTGTAGatataaaatttgatttctATCATTCTTGGAAATTTATTGATCCCTACTGGATGCAAATGCACTAATAACATATGTGTACAAATTTGGACTCCTGCAAAGCTGCATTACTTCAACTAGAAATAATCGTATTgattaacattataaaacattaagttGATTCATAAACGCGTGAACATTCACAAATcattaatgaatataaaacgaatcaatacatttataaagCAGTGAGCTTGCCACCGGAAGTCATGTGCACTAGACCGGAAGTCTTCGACCTTCAATGGACGCTTACAAAGCTAGTTCAGTGAGTTCGGTATGCCAATCTATGAATATTTACCTTGATCGTAAGTTAGGGAGTGGTATTCACACcttaatatattttaacatgatTTGCACATCTAAGTGAGTATAGTCATGTCCTGTAGGAATAAGGTAGGTCATGTCCTGTAAGAATAAGGTATTGCTGAAAGAGGCGGGAGTAACTGCCGGGTAACAAAAGAGAAGTTGACAGGTACACTTTTAATCAAGTGCAGTCATTTCCTTGGACTACGGTTGCTTGGATGTATAAGGTGTAATAATAATGCAGACATTATGCAATTTAAATGAATGCAGGATACAGAAATATCGATAATGATACCTTAGGAAAATACAACTTAGAAACGTATCATGACCATGCAAGGCGTTACCGGTGCTGTAGATTAGGTAAGGGTTATATAATTTGATCTTatttgtaacaagcatttttatTGGTTTAGAAAATTTACGCTATCAGTCCATAACGTAAAAATGACGTTTCCGTTataacgtcgcttttgattggcggATGCAGCAGCGTAATGATTTGTAAAAGAAAAGAGTTCATTAATCACAGATTCACAGTCTTCGTGTCATTGAAAGTTTGATTTAACTTGTTTGATGACACTTGATTGTCATTCCTTTAAGATCTACATCtacaataaaatgaatttttgaagggtaaatatttaattatgaggATTGACttgaatatattgtttattttatggAGTTTTATCACCAAACAACCGGAGTGTGCTCTCATCATAAAGCGCTTCGCGGTTTATCTAGAGTACGCTAAGTTTGTTACGTTATAACTccataatataaacatttaaaatcacaggcacatctacaatataattacaAGACACGGTGGATCTGTCATGACAGATTCTACTTATCATATGGCATTAATTTACTTTTGTTTCGTCCTGTTCTCATTGTTCAGCCAGCTCATCGATCAACGTTTTGGGCCGCATCACTAAAAACCAAAAACTTGGTCAAGTGCACATGTGCCATAAAAAATAGTGCCAAAAACAACGAAGCTTGTGTGGAATTTACTTTAAAATCAATAGTGTCATTTCATTTGTTTTGCATATGAAATTCTGGgaattttaaaggaaaaaggCGACAATGCAAGCACCTGtttatattgtgacgtcacatgtCAACACAAGGCGCGAAAACACATTCTGCAAAAGCCATTCACTGTCCTTAAAGAACTATCGGGTGGCGTTTTTGACCGCTGTATATTTTCAAGTGTTACATTTCGAGGTAGGATTGTTGAGATATGTTACCGCCAAACACTGTGTTAAAACTACCGTGAAATGTGATAATTTATTACGGATTCCTTCTTTATTACGGATTTCGTCCTAATTACGAATTCCGTCCTCATTAAAAATTCTGTCCTAACTACGGATTCCGTCCTAATTACAGGTTCCGTCCTAATTACACACTCCGTCCTATTGGCAGATTCTGTCTTCATTACGGATAATTTCATTTTCCTTCCTATTACGCATTCCGTCCTGATTATATGTTCCGTCCTAATTATAGTTCCATCATAATAATAGATTCCGTCCAAATAACAGATTCCATCCTGATGACAGACTCCACAACCTCAAATATTAGTTATGAAAGCCCGAGTGTAGTCCTCGTATTTCCTCAGAAATGTGTTCTTTTCACAAAATTACCTCATTCCTGCAAGACTCGTTAATTATACAActcatttccatgtttgtttcgTGTGAAAAACAAGATAGCCGAGGAGTACACCAATCCTGTACCTCATAATCAAGGATAATATTCCAAAGCTGATATCGCGAAACTCACTGAACTAGTTTTGTTTACGTTCAATGAAGGTCAAACACTTCCTCTCAGGTATACATTACTTCCTGTAGCAAGCTTAACGCTTCACAAAATAATTGATTCATTTTAAgtcattaatatattttgtgaaTGTAGTAGAATTATAGTTCATATTGATTGGAGTATTTCTTATGGCAGCTATGAAGCAGTTCTACGCAGTTCATTAAGATATGGATACTGTGTCCGTAACATGGATATTATACCCATGATATGAATACTATGCCCGAAATATGGTCATAACGTCCGTAATATTGATACTCTTCTATGCTATGCCCGTAGTATGAATACTATGCCCGTACTATGGAAACTAATAAATATGTACTTTGGCGTTCCATTTTTTCAAAAGCATAACGAAagttatatgaaaataataataatacaaaaaattgCTTTATGACAAAAGTATGAAATCTAGACCGGTGCTATTGAGATTATATTATCCGCCTGAAAACTAAACAACTAAGATGatttaatatctatattttagtATCCTGTACCACCGTTCAATAACCTAATTTTGTTGCAGGACATAAAAACCAAAAGCATACGACACAATATTAAATCATATGATTTCCTTAATTCAAGGAATATTGAAGAAAACGGCTCCTTGTGGTACTCTTCACTGACACAAAGGGACAAATTAATTTTTTGGAAATCTAATTCAGCATTTTCGAAAAAAGATATAGCAAAGTAGATGTTCCTATCTATTGAATTAATTGATCTTTTTGTCTTTGGCTACACAAGCATATTCAAATAATATCTGTGCTTACAGTGGGAAATTTAAATCATACATGCTTTTATTTATTCACTAAATTATCTATTAAATGAAAACTTCAGATATTAATCAATTTTAGCTACACAATTGGTACTATGACTTCCTCTCGTTCAACTGGTACTAAATGGAATCCATACTGAAACGTAACCTTGGGACCTCAGCTTCCCTCTTTATCGAGAGTGCTCTTAAACATCCGtaattgtttatcaatattatcaaaataaaggAAATGTTAATGAAGTCATGGTTTTCAGTATAAAACATCAGTATATGGTATTAGTGGTGTAGCTATCGATATCATCAGACAGCTCCCTACTGAAGAAACCAATACGCCGAGAATAACTTAGTCATTTAGACAAACAGAACTTTAGTTGTATCGTTTTACAGATGACAAAAGGTGTCCTATTGAATCAGTTTGTGGGTTTAATTAATCGATGAAATCTGAACCTTTCCTTTTGTTGTCGGAGATGACAACCCATTAGTTTATACAATTTTCTCTTATTAATTATTGGACGTCAATATAATGAAAGCTACATACCGTTTGTGTGTACTCGTCGGCTGTATCGCTGAAGCCATTTTGCAAACGGAATCCTTTTAAAGGGACGGCATGCTGATAGTGCTAAAAGAGACCAAGGGATAATTAATTTGTATAATACTGTTATGTTTTTTTAGTTTAAGCATGGCCTTATTAgataataaagatataaataataaccaaaaattaatgattttgtttaGTCTTTAAAACATATGATCAATGAATTCATAGCAACAAAACAGAAgagtaaattgtcgaattatCAAGGCAGGCTGTACCTTTATAAAGACACAAATATGTCTgaaaagatcaaagaaaaatgtaatgtaattccgttttaaatgaaaatatcgcAACAATTTTTAGTGATGTCGGTGGTATGTGGCTGATACCCATAAGCATGAGCGGGGCGACTGGTTaacctgttgtcagtataatgtgaccaggtgaggtgtcctgctgggtgtcttcagaagtatgcttcagtgaggtaacactgAAAAAAATCGGCATCAGGCATCCGCGCTATCAGACGGAGTCATTCAATCTCATACAAAGAGAAAGAGACTGTATTTAAGTGTGTATAACTGTTTAAAGGACATAACgctaaaataaatttaaatgataATGCTACGGATTTCAGTACGAAAGTTAATTAGggtcattttgaaatgtaaactGAAAAATtatatctcgttaaaacgcggTAAGTATAGCATTAAAACGCGTAAGTATGATTTTATCTCGTTATAACGCGATAATTATCCTGTTAAAACGTTTTAGTTATTTCGTTTAAACGCGATAATTgtctcgttaaaacgcgataattatGAAGTTAAAACGCGTTAGATATCATGTTAAATCATAGATATAGGTacgtatatatcttatataactaaCGCGTcttaacgagataactatcgcgttttcacgagataactatcgcgttttcacgagataactaacgcgttttaacgagatacatgtttttctttttgctTTTCAAAATGAACCGAATAGGCTTTCGTATTTCAAGGGGTCTTCCTAATTCAGTTAAACTATTTTGTCCAAATGCAACTATTGAACAGAAAACAAATGATTACTTTACAGACGTAGTTTCGTAAATTGAGTAATATTTCACTCGGTTCAGTTACGTTGCCAATCATACGGTAGACATGCTTTGATGTTTTGCACAATTGTCAAATATTGTGTTCATACATTTCCGAGTCTGCTCCAGTAAGATGGAACTGTTCAGCTCTGTCGCATATGTAACAGCATGATTACGTTTAATACTGCTCAAAAAACAAATGACTTGACAAATTTGTTCTGCATATTAATAATGTTCTTGGTACTCAGTGTAGCGGTATAATTGCTGAGTTAAATTAACCATGACAACTCCTAATTCATTGTATCTTGAATAAGTACATGGAACCCATGATTATGTTCTGGGTTCTGTTATgcttttttgtgtgtgtgtgtgtttttttgtttttttttgtttttgttgatcttctttttaattattagttctgatgtatttttgtttgttttttgtttgcttttgtttgttttttgtttgtttgtgtttttgtttgtttgtttttgaatATCGGTGTTATGTCCCAAACAAAGTCTTGCgttaaaaactttatgaaatCACTCAGGCTGTTATTacaattttatgattttaaaactCTGAcacattttaaatcaaatgatTTAATGTTTTTCTCTTTTATCCGGAAACAATAGTTTGTGTAATTGTCTGGAATACCTTTCGATACTAAATTTATTCATCAATCGTAATTCGTATTGTATTTCCTTGCCAAAACTTAGTAATAATGACTCGACTTCGGGATGATCAATTAGTGGGATTAGTACAGAGAACAGCCAATGATGACACATTTCATAGGGATACGAAGGTTTAAAGCATGggtacatattttattgtttacatatcctattgtttacatatcgtaTTGTTTACCTTTTTCCAAAACGAATATCCGTTTAAGCAAATGTATACACGTGGACTTGGATAATATCTTGACAATATAGTATAATGCCAGAAACAACAAACGCTGAAAGCTGCAGTTCAATGTTTGAGATATAACATTgttcatacatgtaatattacgTAATAATACTCAGTAGAACGtgttatatttgaaattaacacAGAAGATGGAATTTTCCGAAACTTGGCAAACATTCGACACTTTTgcgataaaaaacaaaacaaaacaactatTATCTAGGACTCTTGCGATGCTCAACATtcgataaaaatatcaatatataatgtattgtataaaGATTTCAGCCCAGCAGGGAAAATGTTTGTAAGGCAGGTACTCTATCTAGCCTTGGAAAGACAATTCGGAAGTGATTTTCGGTTGTTTACTTGTCTGATGCATTACCTGAATAGGTTCATTTGactttgaattatatatttttactaGAGGCTTAGAGCGCTGTAGTAATTATTCCAATGTTTGAACAATGTGTCGACtgagaaaatatttacaaaagaCCAGACGCAGTTTGCGATTTGAAACTATGATTTATTTGGACAACCTTGAATAAACAATTTGAAACTAAATCAACTTATTTATTACGATATGCTTAACAAGTGATATTATTTCGATCATTATGAGATCGCGGAGGTCCAGATGGCGATACAGCTAATGCATTGCTGAATACTGACTCTTTCATGGTGTTGCCTGTAACAACCGTTCATCGAGTCACGTCTAAATCCTTCAAAGTATTGTTAGCTTAACTCGCCAAAATTGCAGTAAAATAACTCCTTTTCCTCGTTGTTTGCTCTGGTAACATCAAATATCCATTGTTTTTCTACACgtttaaacaatatatgtacaaaatatttcagAGTGTATTagatttttatgaaagttttcaGGAAAATAACAGCATGAAGTTGATGATGCTTTTCGAAAAACGCTTGTACCAGAGAAACCTCCCGCGATGATTGTTATTTAAGTAATGTCGACACAAATATTCTTTGTCAACTGCCCCTTTAGAAACTATTTGGTTTAATTGtcatttgattttgattatGGCAATTCACTTTGGGCGATTAATCAATTCTGTTCAGGATCGGAATATATTGCTCTAAATTAGAATATATGTACTGCAGCCATTTTACTTGTTTGCTCCCAACCGGAAACTTGTGACGTCACTTCCTGATCAATACAAACTAGCTATGTTCGGTCTTGGgtgttaaattgttttaaagCATAGTACGCCAGATACCACTGTCAATAACATTAAAAGTCGATACTGGGTGATACTAGAAATAGAAACGACGAATGAAATCGTAATTTTTAAACAGTTTTCACGTACGACAAATATTGTTTTGCTAGATTTAGAAATGAATTTGAGAGTATGAGGTATGGAAACGAGTTTTATGTTTCCAGGGGTGatcatttataattataaatatcaatttatttgaaattatttaaaaattaagGACCTATTATGCGTGGCACGGATCGAGTTGCTgatcaaacatttatttttttcccattAAAGTGTCTCTTTTTATATATAAAGGAGTATAATATATATCCCAGAAATGATGTTTTATCCTGAGATATATcatggtttgttttttttcagtacTATTTTCAGATGTTATTATCAAAACATTACATGACATCAAATTCCAATCGCCTCGCAACAACCTACTATCACGTGACATATATGAGCCCAATCATGGTCAAGGTTTGTCGACCTTGACCCCTCAgaagtaataaaacaatgagCTGTGTTGACAGTGTAACGAAATGACGGTCGTTATATCGAGGTTATGTTTCCTGTTCTCATTATAGGTACACTCTTGGAAAAGTCCCCTGGAATGGAGGCGGACCATCAAGAGGAACGAGAAACATGGGGCAAAAAGGCGGATTTCCTTCTTTCCGTGATTGGGTTCGCTGTGGATTTAGCTAATGTATGGCGGTTCCCGTATTTATGTTACAAAAATGGCGGAGGCaagttttacttttttttgtatcaCATGACGCACGTGAATAtaagtacatttttttgtatatcttcTAATGtgttcaaataaaaaagataatgttTTGATGCTTGAATAAgtaagatataatttataatatataatataaaaattatgGTATTTTATAGTGTCGAATTAATtgtattgataatatatttgtgGTATTGAATattatgaatatacatgtatcagttttgttaaaaaaattaacagACTATATTTATAGAATAAGCATAACGCTATTCCAGGGGCCTTTCTGATCCCATACGGTCTCATGTTGCTCATGGGAGGTATACCGTTGTTTTATATGGAACTGGCTCTCGGCCAGTACAACAAATCCGGTGCCATCACTTGTTGGGGAAGACTGTGTCCGCTGTTCAAAGGTAAGCATACCGACGTGAGCTTGTGCTTATTTGTGACAAAATGTGTTTACTAAAAGCAGGCACGCCAACATTTGGTACTCGTTATGTTGTTTCCAAAATGGCATATCTAGGGACTCTATACAATTGTAGGTATTTGTGCGAATAAACAAAACTAGCTATATTCTGTCATTAAAAATATTCTGTCGATTCATACCCTTATCACTGCGGCCTTGGGGAAACGTTTATCGCGTTTGTCCCAATAAACATCCttgatattttactgatatttaAGACATTTAAGACAAATGCTTTGTTGCCTGAATATCCTAAAACCATCAGATATAAGCAATTAaactaatgaaaaaaaaagaaaaaaaaaaagaaaaaagaaaaagtgaaaaaagaAAACGAAAAGAACCCTTCTCAAATCGCCATGAACAAGCCATACTCTTCATCATAATCATTTGAATGCTTGTCTAGaatttttaattaacattttcataGAGGGTCAGGTAATAAAACACATAATTAAGAGGTAAGACAAGGAGAAAACAGATCAGTCTTGCATTGGgcaaaacaaaattgtaaatatattttcatcttatgcattatttattttattcattttgatgtGTACTATTAGCGCTTCTTCACtaatattctttttcttttttcaggTATTGGATGGGCAGTAGTGTTGATAGCATTTTACACAGACTTTTTCTATAACGTCATCATTGCTTGGGCCCTTCATTACTTGATCAGGTCATTCACGAGTGAGCTCCCTTGGGCGTCATGTGGTAATGAATGGAATACAGAATTCTGTTACGACGGTAAAAATAGAACAAAGGCCGATAACTCTAGTGTAAATATGACCGACGAACTTACCTCTGCTTCGCCAATGCTGGCTGGAATGACTACCGTTGGGTCATTGTTGAACGAGACTGTTCAGAATGCCACGAGGATACCCCGATATTCCCCGGCCGAGGAATATTTTGTGTGAGTATACAAATCTAATCATTGTGACACTTTTGTTTATTACGGTTCGTTACTAATAGTCgacaaaatatgtatatatgctaTTTATATCATGATGAAATCATTAACAATGGTAACATATGAAAGTACTTTTCACTCATTATCGCAGGTAAGTTAGTAATAACCATATCACAGAAACTGCTGTTTTGACAATGAAAAATGTCCCCTGCTTCAATATGCACAGTTTCCGCGTCCTCCACACACACTACTATATATCCTCTTCAGATTTGACAATAATAACTTTGTGTAGGCTTCCATCCGGAGTGTCCTCTTCTTCCACATATACTATGATACATGTTATCCAGATATTACAATACCTACTTTGTGTATCCTTCCAGTCGGAGTTTCCTTGTTATCCAGCTATTACAATGATAACTTTGTGTTCCTCTTCTTCCAAagacaacattatatatttcatcCATATTTCACAATGATAACTTTTTCCCCATTCCAGGCGGAGTTTCCTTGGCCTCCATAGAAGTAATGGGATATTTGAGGCTGGAGCAGTCCAGTGGCAAATAGTACTATGTCTTCTAGGTGTATACGTGATATGTTACTTTAGCCTGTGGAAGGGAATATCAACCTCAGGCAAGGTCAGTATTGAAAGGTCTGCCTTTCTGTCTCTCTGTATTTTGGCTAAACATTTGTGTATTTGTTACCATGACATCGTATCATATTTACCTTAATCGTGAATACATTTCTGACTGAACGTGTTTTCGCAATCCTCCATTTAACTTCTTAAATGTACTAAATCGGGATTACTTTCAGGTTGTGTGGTTTACAGCGCTCTTTCCATACGTTGTGTTGTTTATCCTGATGATCAGAGGGGCGACTCTCCCGGGGGCTGGGAAAGGTATCGAATATTACCTAACTCCGGACTTTGCTCGACTCGCTAATTCGGAGGTGGgtcatgtatatattcatttgGACCTGTAAATGCTGAAATTTAGAGTTCGTTCTTTGTTTCAATCGATTTATTTGTTAAGGTCTTGGAATCTAGAATGTAGTTTCTGATTTGATGCCGGCTATTGCTACCTAGCATGGAAATAATGATCACATTATCAATAATACTAAATGTGTTGGTTTCAATTTCACATCACAGGAGTCCATTGTTTTTTCAACTTCTTGAAAATGCTGTGTGCCCCTGAATTGGGTATATTATTACAATGGTATGGTGATAATGACGCCCTGATTGGAGCTTCAGATTAAAGTGCCTGACACAGCATTCTATAGATCATCTACGGCATATCTTTGTTTCTCTTCGGAAGAGTATCATATGTTTTCCTAAGTCCTATGTTTTTAAACAGTACATGcatttaatttattcaaaaggataattaaaatgtacataatCAGAGAACACTACAACACTTTAAAAGAAGTAATTACGTACTTATATCAATCCGCCTTCCCTATCGCGGTGGCCGGTTGGTTAAGGTGTCCtcacactttatcactagccctccacctcttggttgcgagttcgaaacctacgtggggcagttgccaggtactgaccgtaggccggtggtttttctccgggtactctggctttcctacacccccaaaacctggcacgtccttaaatgaccctggctgtaaaaAGGAcgttaaattaaaacaaatcaaaaccaAATTCTTTGTGAGACAGGCATGACAAACAGAAAAGGTGTTATGGTGAGCCACAGACAACCATCCTGTATGTCTATGGCCCGTAGATTACTTGCAGTAAAGTCAGCAGATGATACTAATACTATATTAATAGTGGAAACAGTAAAAATAGTTATgtcaataataaaataatgacGTAAACCCATTTACAATAATGAAGTTGAAGAGGATTTTTTAAAAGTGTATAAAAAAAGATAGGACGTAAAAAGGTGAGGGGTCATCTGTCCGACCAAGTGGGTTTTCTCTGGTACTATGGTTTCTTCCACACTGAGTCCTTGCGCACTTGCATCCAAGTCAtaaagcgtgattaatataagttgataaaacttgtttcgtaattgttgtataataaataaagaTGGTTTTTggcatcttttttttttcatttcgaGAAGATAGAAGCGTAGATGTAGCCTCAGATATAAGGATTTTAAAAGCAATTTTACAGAGTTGCTATGGCAAGTGAACATATTATTGGAAGACATTTCGATTTGTGTCTCTGCAGAATAAATAGTTTCGTCAATGTCTTCTTTCTAGGGAGCAATAGATAAACCGATACCAGGCACGCAGAACGCAAATGTACGTGGCGACGAATGGGGAGTCTTTACACCATATAATGCCTTTAAACGTGCTTCCCTTTTCCATTTCTGTTGGCGACTACCAGCTTTCATGTGACTGGATTCTTTGAGATCGTTAAGCAGTGTGATTATTTTAACATATAAATAGAGCAACAGGACAGTAGAGTAACTGAACAATCGAAatttttattaa
This genomic interval carries:
- the LOC117332583 gene encoding LOW QUALITY PROTEIN: sodium-dependent dopamine transporter-like (The sequence of the model RefSeq protein was modified relative to this genomic sequence to represent the inferred CDS: deleted 1 base in 1 codon), producing MGEKEHLDKEQNTPIMNIPVQGTLLEKSPGMEADHQEERETWGKKADFLLSVIGFAVDLANVWRFPYLCYKNGGGAFLIPYGLMLLMGGIPLFYMELALGQYNKSGAITCWGRLCPLFKGIGWAVVLIAFYTDFFYNVIIAWALHYLIRSFTSELPWASCGNEWNTEFCYDGKNRTKADNSSVNMTDELTSASPMLAGMTTVGSLLNETVQNATRIPRYSPAEEYFVRSFLGLHRSNGIFEAGAVQWQIVLCLLGVYVICYFSLWKGISTSGKVVWFTALFPYVVLFILMIRGATLPGAGKGIEYYLTPDFARLANSEVWVDAATQVFFSLGPGFGVLLAFASYNKLNNNVYRDALVTSAVNCLTSFFSGFVIFMILGYMAQRTNQDIEDVATDGPGLVFVVYPEAIATLPGAPFWAIIFFLMLLTLGLDSSFGGSEAILTALSDEFPVLRRHRELFVGALFSVYFIVGLSFCTEGGALVVQLMDKFAAGYSILWAVFFETLVVSWAYGVDRFSEDIRLMVGFPPGHYWRICWKYVAPVFLLFIMIFGLVMYQPLTYEDYVYPWPANMIGWCVALSSILCIPGFAIFGLITTPGTLSERIHILLTPKNDRNRQTASNWTDVRLNGGAIGDRV